Proteins from a single region of Thermococcus sp.:
- a CDS encoding SprT family zinc-dependent metalloprotease — protein MPTTITVDGIPVRVLFSKRKSLKLQVTDEGEVRLEAPVGISGETIIRFVQEHRNWILKKREIILKRDPKVTKREFVSGESFLYLGRYYRLKLVDDQREPLIWKDGWFYLSKKHKDNAREVFIRWYREQAKIIIPKRVWWYALLGGFKYNRVLITNAKKRWGSYTGNGNLNFSWRLVMAPMGAIDYVVVHELVHTLEPRHTPEFWGKVKVLLPDYEKWKSWLDEYGYILTNII, from the coding sequence TTGCCTACTACCATTACAGTTGATGGGATTCCCGTTCGAGTTTTATTTTCCAAGAGGAAATCTCTAAAGCTCCAAGTCACAGATGAGGGTGAAGTCCGTTTAGAGGCACCTGTTGGTATCAGTGGCGAGACGATAATTCGATTTGTACAGGAACACCGGAATTGGATACTGAAGAAACGTGAGATAATCCTGAAGAGAGACCCCAAAGTCACAAAGAGGGAATTCGTATCTGGGGAGAGTTTTCTGTATCTGGGAAGATACTACCGATTGAAACTCGTCGATGATCAGAGAGAGCCATTAATTTGGAAGGATGGGTGGTTCTATCTTTCCAAAAAGCACAAAGATAACGCGAGGGAAGTATTCATCAGGTGGTATCGCGAGCAAGCAAAAATCATTATTCCCAAACGAGTTTGGTGGTATGCTTTACTCGGTGGATTCAAATACAACAGAGTGCTGATTACAAACGCTAAAAAGAGATGGGGCTCGTACACGGGAAATGGCAACTTGAATTTTTCGTGGCGGTTAGTTATGGCTCCCATGGGGGCAATTGACTATGTAGTTGTTCATGAGCTTGTTCACACTCTTGAACCAAGGCACACCCCTGAGTTCTGGGGTAAGGTTAAGGTGCTCTTGCCGGATTATGAAAAGTGGAAGTCGTGGCTTGATGAATATGGGTACATACTAACCAACATAATTTAG
- a CDS encoding AAA domain-containing protein: MILPELKPNEIARFFELYECPQYIKLLYEKKSGALDNYHCVLSIKSRVDDVLVEWGAKFEEMLLRELHKKLPNAEFYGFFKKTKTNKSPSQVFFEENYPNNCTYINSEEECLEKTRELLKKLSQKAPTVIYQPCLKGTIGSFPVAGRADFIVAVPENDRFTFYVLEAKFTKEEKLFHRFQAIIYAYLLNQVLDGLKIDGEIKLAVVTKGAPLTEWPPTGTLNFPQDVEEYILTLENKLGEDGPFYAMLNSEKADLWLTMRCAECPFEPVCIAKAVERRDLGLLGIQPGYQKVFREAGVETIDDLANLYEFPVDKRGYSWPTDFRRPKAKKPDVVAHIVGKTELSRLPKLSKMAQVIKKEIERKTNDVRPEFIPGTGYNLPAENGYFYPENSLVRIYLFVQHNPIHDTLIGISGVVENSDSKRIKILAEVVDKIPEGEEEALKMERNLLVKFFTEVLRAIIEVAPNLEGQYYRDPYERNKKGEPALRKCTGDDVFLHLYFYSRFHRDKLMEAVKRHREVYGMNAIRSFLSLRKAIDQEGYSIVKDELIKRHALRFPPGLGIIPVVHQFQLNWGEAPEEYHGKAPHCSHKGWFTWNGLEEEFEDLFKFLVKKDENGQLVLFDRNNPCPLYNIGKYSFGGYGDVPPLYPIFHREDEQVPLYVAWDALTKDKSKELKQLLEYLVLAVRHVERSIPESTKDKFIRKTPFSLKELADFNLADISLAEVLEEYQKLEYNTRKEELQTHYRLPLSVRVLTGRSMVIRVSRVEKLKGGKTKIRGCAILPPTDDQGIWWNYDPTEAPLFSLDESSWVVITPVKNECKNVGCVKLSPVITGKDPAFEISKSPLAVINSFDRETGEVELSLLPIRQRGPFLLSHSFPKNNSLGIQINGETISKGSYLAIDPAMDDLNMNRAYTVLEEILDGSRPHYLYQKLQDIYSSERLTHWDIEKYKTNLWTEEHVEEFVNLLENVSKVSDGVYVPNSGQREFILDIDNFLAGLQGPPGTGKTSGAVAPAILARAYSSIKQKKTSIFIVTGVSHRAIDEALIRTAKLRLALSSHIKELENIELIRVASSRDTLPQIENNLKSENFIPGEYNVALTYAEGNKVREVLSSTRLDWWKSQTGYVKVLFATPGTIFKLFKDPTKFPPMAELVVIDEASMMDLPMFIMATMGTKDGSQVLIVGDHRQMQPIQAHNWEVEDRKTIEEHVPFLSAINFLRFLRGELDPEEHREFEKLLYRNPPLWESKEVMENVIPIHRLRETHRLPQIAAEMHSELIYSKDGIELISKKKGDKKRQLMKIVTNHEVPEWIRWVLHPGYPYVIIEHNDTSSTKVNELEARIVSEVVKAIPQELDIGVVVPYRAHKALIYRELRDCDREVLVDTVERFQGGEKDVIIISMASSDPTYLATVFDFIYDQNRFNVAASRMKEKLILVASKSFFTASAFDLEQFEKIKVWKRFYLRVKTFGEYRSIWDWNLALNPVVRIMAYRLKKW; encoded by the coding sequence ATGATACTCCCGGAACTCAAGCCAAATGAGATTGCTCGTTTTTTCGAACTTTACGAGTGTCCTCAATACATAAAACTCCTTTATGAAAAGAAGAGTGGCGCACTCGACAACTATCACTGCGTGTTGAGTATCAAAAGTCGCGTGGACGATGTTCTTGTGGAGTGGGGTGCTAAATTTGAAGAAATGCTCCTTAGAGAGTTACATAAAAAACTCCCCAATGCAGAATTTTATGGCTTCTTCAAGAAAACAAAAACAAACAAGTCTCCAAGCCAAGTGTTTTTCGAAGAAAATTACCCCAACAACTGTACTTACATCAACTCGGAAGAAGAATGCTTAGAGAAAACTCGGGAGTTACTAAAGAAGCTATCTCAAAAAGCCCCAACAGTAATTTACCAACCCTGTTTAAAAGGGACCATTGGATCATTCCCCGTTGCTGGGAGGGCAGACTTCATCGTGGCTGTTCCAGAAAACGACCGTTTCACCTTTTACGTTTTGGAGGCCAAATTCACAAAAGAGGAGAAGCTTTTCCACAGATTCCAAGCGATAATTTACGCTTATCTCTTGAATCAGGTTTTAGATGGCCTCAAAATCGATGGAGAAATAAAGTTGGCGGTTGTAACCAAGGGAGCCCCACTAACTGAATGGCCACCAACAGGAACCTTGAACTTTCCTCAGGATGTAGAAGAGTACATTTTAACCCTGGAGAACAAGCTAGGGGAAGATGGTCCGTTTTATGCCATGTTGAACTCAGAAAAAGCTGACCTCTGGCTTACAATGCGGTGTGCCGAGTGTCCATTTGAACCCGTCTGCATAGCTAAAGCTGTTGAGAGAAGAGACTTGGGCCTCCTTGGAATTCAACCCGGTTATCAAAAAGTGTTCAGAGAGGCAGGAGTTGAGACCATCGATGATCTTGCCAATCTTTACGAGTTTCCTGTTGATAAAAGGGGTTATTCATGGCCTACCGATTTCAGACGTCCTAAGGCCAAAAAACCTGATGTGGTTGCTCACATAGTTGGGAAGACCGAACTCAGTCGCCTCCCAAAACTTTCTAAAATGGCCCAAGTCATAAAAAAGGAGATTGAGAGAAAAACAAATGACGTTAGACCCGAATTTATCCCCGGAACTGGTTACAACTTGCCTGCGGAGAATGGCTATTTTTATCCAGAGAATTCGCTTGTCAGGATTTATCTCTTTGTTCAGCACAATCCAATACATGACACTCTGATTGGAATATCTGGCGTTGTGGAGAACTCTGATTCCAAGCGGATAAAAATCCTAGCTGAAGTTGTTGATAAAATTCCAGAGGGAGAAGAAGAGGCCCTTAAAATGGAAAGAAACCTCCTAGTGAAATTTTTCACGGAAGTCCTCCGTGCCATCATAGAGGTTGCACCAAACTTAGAGGGGCAATATTATCGTGACCCTTACGAGAGAAACAAGAAGGGTGAACCCGCACTCAGAAAGTGCACGGGTGATGATGTTTTTCTCCACTTGTACTTTTACAGTAGATTTCACAGAGACAAGCTAATGGAAGCAGTGAAGCGCCATAGAGAAGTCTATGGGATGAACGCTATTCGCTCGTTCCTGAGTCTCAGGAAGGCCATTGACCAAGAGGGGTACTCAATTGTCAAAGATGAACTAATAAAGCGTCATGCCCTCAGGTTTCCCCCAGGATTGGGAATAATTCCTGTTGTTCATCAATTCCAGCTCAATTGGGGGGAAGCCCCTGAAGAGTATCACGGTAAAGCTCCTCATTGCTCACACAAGGGGTGGTTTACATGGAACGGATTAGAAGAGGAATTCGAAGACCTTTTCAAGTTCCTTGTCAAAAAGGACGAAAATGGCCAGCTAGTATTGTTTGATAGAAACAACCCATGTCCCCTGTACAACATAGGCAAATACTCGTTTGGAGGATATGGGGACGTCCCACCTCTTTACCCCATCTTTCATAGGGAAGACGAACAGGTGCCTCTTTATGTAGCATGGGACGCGCTTACTAAGGACAAATCGAAGGAATTAAAACAGTTACTTGAATACTTGGTGCTTGCTGTTAGACATGTGGAGCGTTCAATACCTGAGAGTACCAAAGATAAATTCATTAGGAAAACTCCATTCAGTCTCAAAGAGCTCGCCGATTTTAACTTGGCGGATATCAGTCTAGCAGAAGTTCTCGAGGAATATCAAAAACTTGAATACAACACGAGGAAGGAGGAACTCCAAACTCATTACCGGCTCCCGCTTTCCGTTCGTGTGCTGACTGGACGGAGTATGGTGATTAGGGTCTCAAGGGTAGAGAAACTCAAGGGCGGGAAGACAAAAATAAGAGGGTGTGCAATCTTACCTCCCACTGACGATCAGGGTATTTGGTGGAATTACGATCCTACTGAGGCTCCCCTTTTCAGTCTGGATGAATCTTCCTGGGTTGTCATTACCCCCGTCAAAAACGAATGCAAGAATGTGGGATGTGTAAAGCTTAGTCCTGTGATAACAGGAAAGGATCCAGCTTTTGAAATATCAAAATCGCCCCTTGCAGTAATCAATAGCTTTGATAGAGAAACTGGGGAGGTGGAACTTTCTCTTCTTCCCATTCGTCAGCGTGGACCGTTTTTGTTAAGCCACTCCTTCCCGAAAAATAATAGTTTAGGAATTCAAATTAATGGTGAAACGATTTCAAAGGGGAGTTACTTAGCCATTGACCCTGCTATGGATGACCTTAATATGAACAGGGCCTACACAGTTCTTGAGGAAATTCTCGATGGTTCACGCCCTCATTACCTTTACCAAAAACTGCAGGACATTTATTCATCAGAAAGACTCACTCATTGGGATATTGAGAAGTACAAGACAAATCTGTGGACGGAGGAACACGTTGAAGAGTTCGTGAATCTCCTTGAAAATGTTAGCAAAGTAAGTGATGGAGTTTATGTTCCAAATTCAGGTCAGAGGGAGTTTATTCTGGACATTGATAACTTCCTAGCTGGGCTTCAGGGACCGCCTGGAACTGGTAAAACCTCTGGAGCCGTTGCGCCCGCGATACTGGCCAGGGCGTACTCTTCAATTAAACAGAAAAAGACCTCGATTTTCATTGTCACTGGAGTTTCTCACAGGGCCATTGATGAAGCGCTTATTAGAACCGCCAAATTGCGTTTGGCTCTTAGCTCTCATATCAAAGAGCTCGAAAATATTGAACTCATTAGAGTGGCCAGCAGTAGGGATACTCTTCCTCAAATAGAAAATAACTTGAAGTCAGAGAACTTCATACCCGGGGAGTACAATGTCGCCTTAACATACGCTGAAGGAAATAAGGTTAGAGAAGTGCTTTCTTCCACTCGGCTTGATTGGTGGAAGTCTCAAACGGGCTATGTGAAGGTTCTCTTCGCAACTCCAGGAACGATTTTTAAGCTATTCAAAGACCCGACTAAGTTCCCCCCAATGGCTGAGCTTGTGGTTATTGACGAAGCTAGTATGATGGATCTCCCAATGTTCATAATGGCTACTATGGGTACTAAAGATGGTTCACAGGTTCTTATCGTGGGGGACCATAGACAAATGCAACCAATTCAGGCGCACAACTGGGAGGTCGAAGACAGAAAGACTATTGAGGAACACGTTCCATTTCTGTCCGCAATAAACTTCTTGAGGTTCCTGCGTGGGGAGCTTGACCCGGAGGAGCACAGGGAATTCGAGAAGCTTCTTTACCGGAATCCCCCCTTGTGGGAGAGCAAAGAAGTAATGGAGAATGTAATCCCTATCCACAGGTTGAGAGAGACTCATCGTTTACCTCAAATTGCTGCGGAGATGCACTCTGAGCTGATTTACAGCAAGGATGGGATTGAGTTAATAAGCAAGAAGAAAGGAGACAAGAAAAGACAATTGATGAAAATCGTGACTAATCATGAAGTTCCGGAATGGATAAGATGGGTTCTTCATCCTGGGTACCCCTACGTCATTATTGAGCATAATGATACTTCCTCTACAAAAGTCAATGAACTCGAGGCAAGAATAGTTTCTGAAGTAGTTAAAGCCATTCCCCAGGAGTTGGACATTGGTGTGGTCGTTCCATATCGTGCTCATAAGGCGTTGATTTACAGGGAATTAAGAGATTGTGACAGAGAGGTGTTAGTTGATACTGTCGAGAGGTTTCAGGGCGGTGAGAAGGATGTTATCATAATATCTATGGCATCAAGTGACCCAACATATTTGGCAACGGTCTTTGATTTTATTTACGACCAGAATCGGTTCAATGTAGCTGCTAGTCGTATGAAGGAGAAGTTGATATTGGTCGCATCAAAGAGCTTCTTTACTGCATCAGCCTTTGATTTAGAGCAGTTTGAGAAAATTAAAGTTTGGAAACGATTCTATCTGCGGGTTAAAACCTTTGGAGAATATCGTTCAATATGGGATTGGAACTTAGCTCTCAATCCTGTAGTGAGGATTATGGCGTATCGCCTTAAAAAATGGTAG